One Aegilops tauschii subsp. strangulata cultivar AL8/78 chromosome 7, Aet v6.0, whole genome shotgun sequence genomic window carries:
- the LOC109732925 gene encoding early nodulin-93 isoform X2: protein MCTVTRAHLDQRLAAAKRCSREAAIAGAKAAAVATVATAVPTLASVRMLPWARAHLNPTGQALIISTVAGMAYFIVADKTIVSMARKHSYEDAPEHLKNTSFQ from the exons ATGTGTACCGTAACCCGAGCCCACCTCGACCAAAGGCTCGCCGCCGCCAAGCGCTGCTCCAGAG AGGCAGCCATTGCGGGAGCCaaggccgccgccgtcgccaccgTTGCAACCGCAGTCCCCACC CTGGCGAGCGTGAGGATGCTGCCGTGGGCGAGGGCGCACCTCAACCCAACCGGGCAGGCGCTCATCATCTCCACCGTCGCCGGGATGgcctacttcatcgtcgccgacAAGACCATCGTATCAATGGCCAGGAAGCACTCCTACGAGGACGCGCCGGAGCACCTCAAGAACACCTCCTTCCAGTAG
- the LOC109732926 gene encoding wall-associated receptor kinase 2-like, with translation MGWSLPAGQKLLLLVAVTLILQHSTTVYGSGSSESINMARPGCPDKCGNVSIPYPFGTGKGCFQEPFNVTCHESRAYLASTGVRVLDINLTFGEVRVQNPNIASQCNYTNGTNSTSMVGLSLDPFHKVSNTKNKLISIGCSMLGMIVGLTKGKNQLELPIVNSCFSFCTDASSVDDTTECAGMGCCQSPFPGNISSFNTTSTPIPPIYNATIQSFSPCSYSFIAEVDSFKFDRSYVSSTNFRSKYTEGFPLVLDWVVGNASCSEATKMGSQYACQAMNSQCINVSNGPGYRCNCSQGYVGNPYLQGGCRDINECEPPNQSLYPCKGNCRNTAGSYTCSCPSGFRSDDPKSIPCVRADPNKALKVALGTSAGVVFLMVCMFALRAEYQKRKLAKEKERFFDQNGGQILYHQIMSKQVDTLKIFTQEDLKKATNDFDKSREVGKGGHGTVYKGILKDNKEVAVKRSKIMNVAETDEFVQEIIILSQTNHRNVVRLLGCCLEVEVPMLVYEFIPNGTLFHFIHRNYGSPPPSLDTRIRVAQESAEALAYLHLSMNRPIVHGDVKSMNILLDENYMAKVTDFGASRMLPKDEVQFMTLVQGTMGYLDPEYLQERKLTEKSDVYSFGVVLLELITGKTAIYHDGPMEAKNLASSFLLAMKDGSLDAGILDASIVSAWTETLLGEVTELASMCLSTRGKERPSMTQVADKLKALRSTWREKLVLEHGQSESLVIGSSPAALMLRVPPPLSMFSTGAQISEVGIETPR, from the exons atgGGTTGGTCACTGCCTGCAG GTCAGAAGCTCTTACTACTTGTTGCTGTCACGCTAATCCTGCAGCATAGTACCACTGTTTATGGGTCTGGGTCTTCTGAGAGCATCAACATGGCACGGCCTGGCTGCCCAGACAAGTGTGGTAACGTCAGCATCCCGTACCCGTTCGGCACTGGAAAGGGCTGCTTCCAAGAACCCTTTAATGTTACATGCCATGAGAGCAGGGCATATCTGGCCTCAACCGGAGTTAGGGTACTAGACATCAATCTTACCTTTGGTGAGGTTCGTGTTCAGAACCCAAATATAGCATCGCAATGCAACTACACCAACGGCACCAATAGCACCAGTATGGTTGGCTTAAGTCTTGATCCTTTTCATAAGGTTTCCAACACCAAGAACAAGTTGATATCAATCGGGTGTAGTATGCTTGGAATGATTGTAGGACTGACCAAGGGCAAGAACCAGCTTGAATTACCCATTGTCAACTCATGCTTTTCATTTTGTACCGATGCAAGTAGCGTGGATGATACCACAGAGTGCGCTGGCATGGGTTGCTGCCAGTCCCCCTTTCCAGGAAACATCAGCTCCTTCAACACCACATCTACACCAATACCACCTATATATAACGCTACCATCCAGTCTTTTAGCCCATGCAGCTACTCATTCATCGCTGAGGTGGACTCGTTCAAGTTTGATCGTTCATATGTCAGCTCTACAAATTTCAGAAGCAAATATACTGAGGGGTTTCCTTTGGTACTTGATTGGGTTGTTGGTAATGCAAGTTGTTCTGAAGCCACCAAGATGGGGTCACAGTATGCCTGTCAAGCCATGAACAGCCAATGTATTAATGTGTCCAATGGCCCTGGGTACCGCTGCAACTGCTCTCAAGGTTATGTGGGCAATCCTTACCTACAAGGAGGGTGCCGAG ACATCAATGAGTGCGAACCTCCAAACCAGTCCTTGTATCCTTGCAAAGGTAATTGTAGAAATACCGCTGGGAGCTACACCTGTTCATGCCCATCAGGATTCAGGAGTGATGATCCAAAGAGCATACCCTGCGTTCGAGCTGACCCAAACAAAGCTCTGAAGGTGGCCTTAG GCACATCCGCCGGTGTCGTCTTCCTCATGGTTTGCATGTTTGCTCTACGGGCTGAATATCAGAAAAGGAAGCTGGCAAAAGAGAAGGAAAGATTCTTCGATCAGAATGGTGGTCAGATACTGTACCATCAGATTATGTCAAAACAAGTCGATACATTGAAGATATTCACGCAGGAAGATctgaagaaggctacaaacgatttTGACAAGAGCAGAGAAGTGGGCAAGGGGGGTCACGGCACTGTCTACAAGGGAATTCTTAAGGATAACAAGGAAGTAGCCGTGAAACGCTCAAAGATCATGAATGTGGCCGAAACTGACGAGTTTGTGCAGGAGATTATTATACTTTCACAAACCAACCACCGTAATGTGGTCAGGCTTTTAGGGTGCTGCTTAGAGGTGGAAGTTCCGATGCTGGTCTATGAATTCATCCCGAATGGCACTCTCTTTCATTTTATCCATCGTAACTACGGAAGTCCACCTCCCTCGCTGGACACCCGTATCAGGGTCGCTCAAGAATCTGCTGAAGCACTGGCGTATCTGCATCTGTCCATGAACCGCCCTATAGTACACGGAGATGTTAAGTCTATGAACATTCTCTTGGACGAGAACTACATGGCGAAAGTGACCGACTTTGGGGCGTCAAGGATGCTCCCCAAGGATGAGGTTCAGTTCATGACATTGGTGCAGGGCACCATGGGTTACCTGGACCCTGAGTACCTGCAGGAGCGGAAGCTAACAGAGAAGAGCGACGTTTACAGCTTTGGCGTTGTGCTGCTGGAACTGATCACGGGGAAAACAGCCATCTACCACGACGGCCCCATGGAAGCCAAGAACCTCGCGTCGTCCTTCCTGCTCGCGATGAAGGATGGGAGCCTTGATGCTGGCATCCTGGATGCTAGCATAGTAAGCGCCTGGACGGAGACACTGCTGGGAGAAGTTACCGAGCTGGCGAGTATGTGCTTGAGCACCAGGGGGAAAGAGAGACCTTCCATGACCCAGGTGGCTGACAAGCTGAAGGCTCTGCGAAGCACCTGGAGGGAGAAACTGGTGCTCGAGCATGGCCAATCAGAGAGTCTGGTCATTGGCTCCTCGCCTGCAGCTTTAATGCTTCGCGTTCCTCCGCCGCTGAGCATGTTCTCGACTGGGGCCCAGATATCTGAAGTAGGTATAGAGACACCCAGATGA
- the LOC109732933 gene encoding receptor-like protein EIX2 — MASFAAPVSSMDAAAALCLVLILATTTTSPVYGQQTNNGGCITKERDALLSFRAGIRSDPQNLFSSWNGRDCCQWSGVRCSNRTGHVVKLDVRNGLFLDDIYRSWYSENPHGMRGNISSSLVALHHLEYLDLSGNYLSGVDVPIPGFLGSLQSLRYLNLSSMDFHGKVPPQLGNLSRLLYLDLNNNWNHNSYGMMLHIEDISWLLRLALLRFLDLTSVNLSAIGNWVQVVNTLYNLRVLRLRRCGLVFPQTPTVHSNLTSLQIPDLSDTGFHTINPTYWFWDVGTIMHLDLTNNEIAEAFPDAMGNMTSLEVLHLGGNHLTSIKPEVLGNLCYLRVLTLWSNLINQDISQFLQGLPHCAWSKMELLDMSCTNVTGEIPRWINQWTDLSTLQLSSNRLEGSVPSEIGMLGKLKQLYLDGNYFNGSISEEHLDTLVNLEELDLSYNSLHLMISSNWIPPFKLRRAYFPRCKMGPHFPLWLNWQKGVVYLDISDAGIVDNLPDWFWSVVSNVQYLNISFNQISGRLPRTLEFMSSAVIFDLNSNNLTGTLPLLPRQLAELDISRNSLSGPLPRNFGAPFIEELLLSENSINGSIPTYICQLQSLLVLDLAKNLLAGHLPVCSEETKKLNRSIRALVLYENNLSGEFPSFLKSCSELVLLDLAHNNFVGELPAWLANKLPNLSYLRLRHNKFSGSIPGQLTQLEHLQYVDLADNRISGSIPHSLANLKAMIQEDQTIWNPLVWSYERPANPDTNDSPKYDDSLAVVIKGQDLDYTSTIIYIVGLDLSCNSLVGEIPDELTSLVRMNNLNISHNQLSGRIPEKVGSLRSLESLDLSFNELSGDIPSGLSDIMMLSKLNLSYNNLSGRIPSGNQLQSLIDPASSYIGNNYLCGTPLSRNCWEPDVTRGDIEEHQDEAKYFYLGLAAGFVFGLWLVFIIFLFRSCGGFAMCGAMPSCWARLPEAQGLALQLRRG; from the coding sequence ATGGCGAGTTTCGCAGCTCCGGTATCCTCCATGGATGCAGCTGCAGCCCTTTGCCTTGTGCTCATTCTAGCCACCACGACTACCTCTCCTGTCTATGGGCAACAAACCAACAACGGCGGGTGCATCACAAAGGAGAGGGACGCACTGCTGTCTTTCAGAGCTGGCATCAGAAGCGATCCACAGAACCTCTTTTCCTCTTGGAATGGCCGAGATTGCTGCCAGTGGAGCGGTGTCAGGTGCAGCAACAGGACAGGCCATGTCGTCAAGCTCGACGTCCGCAACGGTCTCTTCTTGGACGATATCTATCGTAGCTGGTACAGTGAAAATCCTCATGGAATGCGTGGGAACATAAGTTCTTCCTTAGTTGCTTTGCATCATTTGGAGTATCTAGATCTGAGTGGGAACTATCTCAGTGGAGTGGATGTGCCCATACCCGGATTCTTGGGCTCCCTCCAAAGCTTGAGATATCTCAACCTCTCTTCCATGGATTTTCATGGTAAAGTGCCTCCTCAACTTGGTAACTTGTCCAGACTGctatatcttgacctcaacaacAACTGGAATCATAATTCTTATGGCATGATGTTGCACATCGAGGATATCTCATGGTTGCTGCGTCTCGCTTTGCTAAGGTTTCTCGACTTGACTAGTGTGAATCTTAGTGCCATTGGCAATTGGGTTCAAGTGGTTAACACGCTATACAATCTAAGAGTCCTTCGTCTCCGTCGTTGTGGACTTGTTTTTCCACAGACACCTACTGTGCATTCTAACCTCACATCACTTCAGATTCCTGATCTAAGTGATACTGGGTTTCATACCATCAATCCAACCTACTGGTTCTGGGATGTTGGCACCATCATGCATCTTGACCTTACGAATAATGAAATCGCTGAAGCATTTCCAGATGCCATGGGAAATATGACTTCGCTTGAGGTACTTCATCTTGGAGGCAATCATCTCACTAGTATAAAGCCGGAAGTACTGGGAAACCTGTGCTATTTGAGAGTGCTAACACTCTGGTCAAATCTGATCAATCAAGACATTTCACAATTTTTACAGGGGTTGCCTCACTGTGCATGGAGTAAGATGGAGTTATTAGACATGTCTTGCACAAATGTCACCGGGGAAATTCCAAGGTGGATAAATCAGTGGACTGATTTGAGCACTCTTCAACTCTCCTCCAATAGGCTTGAAGGATCAGTGCCTTCAGAAATTGGTATGCTTGGCAAACTCAAACAGTTGTATCTAGACGGCAACTATTTTAATGGTTCTATATCAGAGGAACATCTTGACACTTTAGTCAACTTGGAGGAATTGGACTTGTCTTACAACTCCCTACACCTGATGATCAGCTCAAATTGGATCCCCCCCTTTAAATTGCGCCGGGCATATTTCCCACGCTGCAAAATGGGACCTCATTTTCCTCTCTGGCTAAATTGGCAGAAGGGTGTTGTTTATCTTGACATTTCTGATGCAGGCATAGTTGATAACCTCCCGGATTGGTTTTGGAGTGTGGTTTCAAATGTTCAATACTTGAACATCTCTTTTAACCAAATCAGTGGCAGGTTGCCAAGGACTCTTGAGTTTATGTCTTCAGCAGTGATATTTGATCTGAACTCCAACAACCTCACTGGTACTCTGCCGCTGTTGCCAAGGCAATTGGCAGAACTGGACATTTCCAGAAACTCTTTATCAGGGCCACTGCCACGAAACTTTGGAGCTCCGTTTATTGAAGAGTTGTTGCTTTCTGAGAATAGTATCAATGGCTCGATTCCAACATATATTTGTCAGCTGCAGTCACTATTGGTACTGGATTTAGCAAAGAACCTCCTAGCAGGACACCTCCCCGTCTGTTCAGAAGAAACTAAAAAACTGAATAGATCCATTAGAGCTCTAGTCCTGTATGAAAACAACTTGTCTGGTGAATTCCCTTCATTTTTGAAGAGCTGCTCAGAGTTGGTTCTGCTTGATCTTGCGCACAACAACTTTGTCGGAGAGTTGCCGGCATGGTTAGCAAACAAATTGCCAAATTTGTCCTACCTCCGGTTGCGGCATAATAAATTCTCTGGCTCTATTCCAGGTCAGCTCACCCAGCTTGAACACCTACAGTATGTGGACCTTGCAGATAACCGAATATCAGGATCTATACCTCATTCGTTGGCCAACTTAAAAGCAATGATACAGGAGGACCAAACAATTTGGAACCCCTTAGTGTGGAGTTATGAAAGGCCAGCAAACCCTGACACGAATGATTCACCAAAATATGATGACAGCTTAGCAGTGGTAATTAAAGGCCAAGACCTTGATTACACCAGCACTATTATTTATATAGTTGGCCTCGACTTGTCCTGCAACAGTTTGGTCGGAGAGATTCCAGATGAATTGACTTCCCTGGTTAGAATGAATAACCTGAACATCTCCCATAATCAGTTGTCCGGCAGGATCCCGGAGAAGGTCGGTTCGCTACGGTCATTGGAGTCTCTCGACCTGTCCTTCAATGAACTCTCTGGCGACATCCCTTCCGGTCTCTCGGACATCATGATGTTAAGCAAGCTGAACTTGTCATACAATAACCTTTCAGGAAGAATACCCTCAGGGAACCAGCTGCAGTCACTCATCGACCCAGCATCGTCGTATATCGGCAACAACTATCTCTGTGGGACTCCTCTTTCGAGGAACTGCTGGGAGCCTGATGTAACTAGAGGTGATATTGAGGAGCATCAAGACGAGGCGAAGTATTTCTATCTTGGGCTGGCTGCAGGATTTGTCTTTGGTCTCTGGCTGGTGTTCATTATCTTCTTGTTTCGTTCATGTGGTGGGTTCGCAATGTGCGGAGCAATGCCATCATGCTGGGCACGACTGCCTGAAGCTCAAGGATTGGCATTGCAGCTTCGTCGTGGGTGA
- the LOC109732925 gene encoding early nodulin-93 isoform X1, with protein sequence MSTVTPAYLDQRLAAAKRSSREAAMAGAKAAAVATVAAAIPTLASVRMLPWARAHLNPTGQALIISTVAGMAYFIVADKTILSMARKHSFDDAPEHLKNTSFH encoded by the exons ATGTCGACGGTGACCCCTGCCTACCTCGACCAGAGGCTCGCCGCCGCCAAGCGCTCCTCCAGAG AGGCCGCCATGGCGGGAGCCAAGGCCGCGGCcgtcgccaccgtcgccgccgcaaTCCCCACC CTGGCGAGCGTGAGGATGCTGCCGTGGGCGAGGGCGCACCTCAACCCAACCGGGCAAGCGCTCATCATCTCCACCGTCGCCGGGATGgcctacttcatcgtcgccgacAAGACCATCCTCTCCATGGCCAGGAAGCACTCCTTCGACGACGCGCCAGAGCACCTCAAGAACACCTCCTTCCACTAA
- the LOC109732925 gene encoding early nodulin-93 isoform X3: MCTVTRAHLDQRLAAAKRCSREAAMAGAKAAAVATVAAAIPTLASVRMLPWARAHLNPTGQALIISTVAGMAYFIVADKTILSMARKHSFDDAPEHLKNTSFH; the protein is encoded by the exons ATGTGTACCGTAACCCGAGCCCACCTCGACCAAAGGCTCGCCGCCGCCAAGCGCTGCTCCAGAG AGGCCGCCATGGCGGGAGCCAAGGCCGCGGCcgtcgccaccgtcgccgccgcaaTCCCCACC CTGGCGAGCGTGAGGATGCTGCCGTGGGCGAGGGCGCACCTCAACCCAACCGGGCAAGCGCTCATCATCTCCACCGTCGCCGGGATGgcctacttcatcgtcgccgacAAGACCATCCTCTCCATGGCCAGGAAGCACTCCTTCGACGACGCGCCAGAGCACCTCAAGAACACCTCCTTCCACTAA